A genome region from Primulina eburnea isolate SZY01 chromosome 9, ASM2296580v1, whole genome shotgun sequence includes the following:
- the LOC140842132 gene encoding uncharacterized protein: MELGGCDNIPPGEKIKIALRIDSRVTNNEAEYEAVLAGIQAAREVGASRIILYSDSQLITQQIKGVYEAKDDRMHKYLQLIKTKLEVFMDWGMEQIPREENNEADSLAKIAPSISEASTRELLHVSRLILSTYEETIPAPEDSWLTSLIKFITTNELPEDKARAQKIKRQAPRWSMSSRRFMKSVALSISEEYLWPGRQCLSGSCGQLLAKMLPEWSIPAKAMKSIWASCPFDQWDMDIVGPFPIARGQKKFLLVAVDYFSKWVEAEPLAKITEQEVLKFLWKNIGREITSWCQEIKITQSFTFVAYPQSNGQTEVVNRIIVQALKTQLQGKRKDWVEELPSILWAYRTTPRARTQETPFSLVYGSEAVLQVEIGQTSSRVESYPESNEQNRAMELDLVEERRDRAMIRIEAYRSWVMKMYNKKVRVRDFQVGDLVMKKVNQAGMSENWKLGGKELTE; the protein is encoded by the exons ATGGAATTAGG GGGTTGTGATAATATCCCCCCAGGAGAAAAAATTAAGATTGCTTTAAGGATTGATTCTCGGGTAACCAATAATGAGGCCGAGTATGAAGCTGTCCTTGCTGGTATCCAAGCTGCTCGTGAGGTTGGAGCTTCCCGGATTATCTTGTATTCTGATTCCCAATTAATTACCCAGCAGATCAAGGGTGTGTATGAAGCTAAGGATGACAGGATGCACAAATATCTACAACTCATCAAAACCAAATTAGAAGTTTTTATGGATTGGGGTATGGAACAAATACCCCGGGAGGAGAATAATGAAGCAGATTCTTTGGCTAAAATTGCTCCTTCTATATCAGAAGCCAGTACCCGGGAATTGCTACATGTTTCTCGGTTAATTCTCTCCACATATGAAGAGACAATACCAGCACCTGAAGACTCCTGGTTGACATCCTTAATCAAATTCATTACAACAAATGAATTACCAGAAGACAAAGCCCGAGCTCAAAAAATCAAGAGACAAGCTCCCAG GTGGAGTATGTCCTCCAGGAGATTCATGAAGAGTGTTGCGCTGAGCATATCGGAGGAATATCTTTGGCCCGGACGACAATGCTTGTCGGGTTCTTGTGGCCAACTCTTAGCCAAGATGCTGCCCGAGTGGTCCATACCTGCGAAGGCTATGAAGTCTATCTGGGCATCTTGTCCTTTTGACCAATGGGATATGGACATTGTTGGCCCTTTTCCTATTGCCCGGGGTCAGAAGAAATTCTTGCTGGTGGCTGTGGACTATTTTTCTAAATGGGTAGAAGCTGAGCCATTGGCTAAGATCACTGAACaagaagttttaaagtttttgtGGAAGAACATA GGAAGGGAGATTACATCTTGGTGCCAGGAAATAAAGATTACTCAATCTTTTACTTTTGTTGCCTACCCTCAAAGTAATGgccaaacagaagttgtcaatagaattatTGTACAAGCATTGAAAACCCAGCTACAAGGCAAAAGAAAGGACTGGGTGGAAGAATTGCCCAGTATTCTCTGGGCATATAGAACAACTCCCCGGGCACGTACTCAAGAAACACCCTTCAGCTTGGTATACGGTTCTGAAGCAGTCTTACAAGTTGAGATCGGACAAACTTCTTCCCGGGTAGAATCGTACCCGGAAAGCAATGAACAGAACCGGGCCATGGAGTTGGATTTGGTAGAAGAAAGGAGAGATCGAGCAATGATTCGAATAGAAGCATACAGAAGCTGGGTTATGAAAATGTACAACAAGAAAGTCCGAGTCCGAGATTTTCAAGTAGGGGATCTAGTCATGAAAAAAGTCAATCAAGCTGGGATGTCGGAAAACTGGAAGCTCGGTGGGAAGGAACTTACAGAATAA